One genomic window of Bradyrhizobium sp. CCGE-LA001 includes the following:
- a CDS encoding MAPEG family protein: MSVQMVLLPVFVQVALTFALLIGMVLARRKTLVSGETKIRDIALGEPNWPKGATQIANCYRNQFELPVLFYVLIALALPLRRADLFIVLMSWVFVVTRFAHAGVFVTSNDLGRRSTVWLASVLVLLAMWIYFALKLLLLI; encoded by the coding sequence ATGTCCGTTCAAATGGTCCTGCTGCCGGTCTTCGTGCAGGTTGCTCTCACCTTCGCGCTGTTGATCGGCATGGTGCTGGCGCGCCGCAAGACGCTGGTCTCCGGCGAAACCAAGATCCGCGACATTGCGCTGGGCGAGCCGAACTGGCCCAAGGGCGCCACGCAAATCGCCAATTGCTACCGTAACCAGTTCGAGCTGCCGGTGCTGTTCTACGTCCTGATCGCGCTGGCCTTGCCGCTGCGCCGGGCCGATCTCTTCATTGTGCTGATGTCCTGGGTGTTCGTGGTGACGCGCTTTGCCCATGCCGGCGTCTTCGTCACCTCGAACGATCTCGGCCGCCGCTCCACGGTCTGGCTCGCCAGTGTGCTGGTGCTGCTGGCGATGTGGATCTACTTCGCGCTGAAGCTGCTCCTGCTGATCTGA